A single Marinitoga sp. 1197 DNA region contains:
- a CDS encoding BMP family lipoprotein, with product MKKAVLLVLLMALVVSSFAFKVIMVTDVGGLGDKSFNDGAWAGVLRARDKYGIDAQVIQSKEQSDYVDNLSNAAKEADVVIAVGFMMSNALFDVAPQYPSVKFIGIDIAPPEGGNVPKNVQLYLFKEQESAFFVGYLAAAMTKTGKVGFIGGIAIPPVERFRYGYVAGVKAYNDIYGENVEIVVGYTESFTDAAKGKSMALAQFAEGADIIFAAAGACGNGVIDAAKEKSLKVYGIDANANLSAVVDKYYETGEGFFAIGVDSDQDYMAPGYVLASALKRVDNASYYGVRDAYRNRFKGGVQVLGAQEDGVSLSPMKYTKGMVPSRILAEVEYLNYAIKTGLLVVPDNENDLNNFTVDIEFPF from the coding sequence ATGAAGAAAGCTGTACTTTTAGTTTTATTAATGGCATTGGTAGTTTCATCTTTTGCTTTCAAAGTTATTATGGTTACAGACGTAGGGGGTTTAGGAGACAAATCATTTAATGATGGTGCATGGGCAGGTGTATTAAGAGCTAGAGATAAATATGGTATAGATGCGCAGGTTATTCAATCAAAAGAGCAAAGTGACTATGTTGACAACTTATCAAATGCTGCTAAAGAAGCAGATGTTGTTATTGCTGTTGGTTTTATGATGAGTAATGCATTATTTGATGTTGCACCACAATATCCAAGCGTAAAATTCATAGGTATAGACATTGCTCCACCAGAAGGTGGAAATGTTCCTAAAAATGTTCAATTATATTTATTTAAAGAACAGGAATCAGCATTTTTTGTTGGTTATTTAGCAGCAGCTATGACAAAGACAGGAAAAGTTGGTTTCATAGGTGGTATTGCTATTCCTCCAGTAGAAAGATTTAGATATGGTTATGTTGCTGGTGTTAAAGCTTACAACGATATTTATGGAGAAAATGTAGAAATTGTTGTTGGATACACAGAATCATTTACAGATGCTGCAAAAGGTAAATCAATGGCATTAGCTCAATTTGCTGAAGGAGCAGATATAATATTTGCTGCAGCAGGAGCTTGTGGTAACGGTGTTATAGATGCTGCAAAAGAAAAATCATTAAAGGTATATGGTATCGATGCTAATGCAAATTTATCAGCAGTTGTTGACAAATATTATGAAACGGGCGAAGGATTCTTTGCAATTGGTGTTGACTCAGATCAGGATTATATGGCACCAGGTTATGTTTTAGCAAGTGCATTAAAAAGAGTTGACAATGCATCATATTATGGTGTAAGAGATGCTTACAGAAACAGATTTAAAGGTGGAGTTCAGGTATTAGGTGCTCAAGAAGATGGTGTAAGTTTATCACCAATGAAATATACAAAAGGTATGGTTCCTTCAAGAATTTTGGCTGAAGTTGAGTACTTAAATTATGCAATTAAAACAGGATTATTGGTTGTTCCAGATAATGAAAATGATTTAAACAACTTTACAGTTGATATTGAATTTCCATTTTAA